Proteins from one Pseudoliparis swirei isolate HS2019 ecotype Mariana Trench chromosome 22, NWPU_hadal_v1, whole genome shotgun sequence genomic window:
- the LOC130213289 gene encoding LOW QUALITY PROTEIN: C-C chemokine receptor type 1 (The sequence of the model RefSeq protein was modified relative to this genomic sequence to represent the inferred CDS: inserted 1 base in 1 codon), which produces MSDYSDYYNGGPRFSPCSNANLKDFAEVFLPTXLVFVLGIIGNGLVVAVLVKHRNQINLTDICLFNLAVSDLVFILTLPFYSYYSVVGKWPFGDLMCHLASGCHSTGFFGSIFFMVVMTLDRYVVIMHAHKVAHYRTLRAGVALSACVWTLSVCVSLPAVLFTRVTNDSHGVGCRFEPDNDVWRLYNIVSMNALGLAIPLLVMIVCYSRIIPILLNMRSAKKHRAVKLIISIVIAFFLFWSPYNISLLLKFLKAEDDCDANARLLLSITVTETIAYCHCCLNPIIYAFVGQKFMRRVLQWVPGVLLCSTRESSDSSSRKSSRSSDATSKFIM; this is translated from the exons ATGTCTGATTATTCAGACTATTATAACGGAGGTCCCAGATTCAGTCCATGCAGCAATGCCAATTTGAAGGATTTTGCTGAGGTCTTTCTGCCCA ATCTGGTTTTCGTCCTCGGCATCATAG GCAACGGTTTAGTGGTTGCTGTCCTGGTGAAGCACCGCAACCAGATCAATTTGACCGACATCTGCCTCTTCAACCTGGCCGTCTCCGACCTCGTCTTCATCCTCACGTTGCCCTTCTACTCTTACTACTCCGTAGTCGGCAAGTGGCCTTTCGGAGACTTAATGTGCCACTTAGCCTCTGGCTGCCACAGCACCGGGTTCTTCGGCAGCATCTTCTTCATGGTCGTCATGACACTGGACCGCTACGTGGTCATCATGCACGCCCACAAGGTGGCCCACTATCGCACCCTGAGGGCGGGCGTCGCTCTCAGCGCCTGCGTGTGGACGCTGAGCGTGTGCGTCTCTCTGCCCGCCGTTCTCTTCACGAGGGTCACGAACGACTCTCACGGGGTGGGCTGTCGCTTCGAGCCGGACAACGACGTCTGGAGGCTCTACAACATCGTCTCCATGAATGCATTGGGTCTTGCCATCCCCTTGTTGGTGATGATAGTCTGCTACTCCAGGATCATCCCCATACTGCTGAACATGAGGAGCGCCAAGAAGCACCGCGCAGTCAAGCTGATCATCTCCATAGTGATCGCCTTTTTCCTATTCTGGTCCCCGTATAACATCTCCCTTCTCTTGAAGTTTCTGAAAGCCGAAGACGACTGCGACGCGAATGCACGTTTGTTGCTGTCGATAACGGTGACCGAGACCATTGCTTACTGTCACTGCTGCCTGAACCCCATCATTTACGCCTTCGTGGGTCAAAAGTTCATGAGACGAGTCTTGCAATGGGTGCCCGGGGTTCTCCTTTGCTCTACCAGAGAGTCTTCAGATAGTTCATCCAGGAAAAGCTCCAGGTCCTCCGATGCCACCTCCAAATTCATCATGTAG